Below is a genomic region from Salvelinus sp. IW2-2015 linkage group LG18, ASM291031v2, whole genome shotgun sequence.
ctcattctgatttcaTGGATGGTCTGTCAGTATACATGTATGGATACAAGATCTTCATCTGACActgcttctcacagcaggaaaataatcctgcagcaacaggaaatgtgaattatgtggattataattaatggacatttttgttgaggttgatacattttttggttagggaaaatcaagtctgaaatgttaaagtggaaattactgaCTTTAGATGCCTTtacaatttgcatttcctgctgcgcAGGAAAATTATTTACGACAAAGTGATCAAATTTAGATAGCAGCTCTGTAGCTCTTGTCTATGAATTTCAGTGTTCAAATTTCTCGAGCCCCTTCCCTTAGCGgtttaccaaaacaagtggcGGAAGTgttgctttgttattgttattgcttTATTGTTTGAACTCTGGATTTCCACTTTAACTCTTTTAAATTTGAAGTACAATTGGAGTACAGTATTTTTGAAGTACTAGGAAACCTACTTGTTTGACAATTTTTTTCACTGTACACATTTCTTGTGGAACCAAATGAtctaaattaaatacatttccctTTTCTCAGGGTGCATCGATCACATTTGATCCTTctattcatcctcctctctttccttgtccttttcttctcctccttttccctTGTCAGTCGTCACTCCGTCCCTCTGTTCTAAGAGGTAAGTGTCCAGCTGCCTGAGCTGTTTCAGGAAGCCCCAGTTGGGGATGATACGCCTGCGTCGCTTCACGTGGTCCACGGCGTCCACCACCGTCATGTTCTTACAGATCATCAGGTAGGCCAGGAACAGGGTGGCTGACCGACTTCTCCCCATCACACAGTGCACCAGCAGCTTATCTAATGGAAATGCATAGAAAAACATGACTGGAAGGAGGTGTTTGTTattagaatagaatggaatggtaccccctgtataattaCTTTAATGAATAAGCATTAATAACTTAAATTGTCaacatttataaacattttaaagcATTTGTGTCAATGCTTTCTAAAGCATTTATAAGCACTTATAATTGCTTATTCATTTAAGTTGTATTAAAATGTCACTCAAACTAAGACTAACTTACTCTCAGGTATGTTGAGTGTTTGGTCGATGAACTGGGCTGCAGAAAAGAAGTACTGGCTAAGGTCAAAGGTTGGAGTATCCTCCGCCACGACCCCATAGTAGACCACGTCCATGTCGCTGTAGTACTCTGCACCCGTGTCCACATTATTCCACGTCCCCTCTGCTGCGTTCAGGATGTGGGTCATGCCCAATTTCTTCAGGTTGTATTTGTCTTTGGCACTCTCTCTGTCAATGTAAGGATTTACTAACCTGAGTGCCAGTcagtttgtgctatcatgccaactgtTTACAATGATCAAATGGAATTGGCAAAAGCACAAATAGATTGGGCGCCTGGCTAAGGATGCAGGGACCTGTACTGCAGGTAGGAGACAAAGGGTGTACTCAAACAGTTAATACATCAGGCAGTAGGTAACTTATAATTATGTATGCAATACTCAGAATACTGAACAGATATAACACTTAAGGTAAATAATATCCTGGCTGGCCatagacaatatactgtatgtaggtccTATATCTATGGTTTCTggtctcttgccaactccttaggGAAATGTCAAGCCAAACATTTGACATGaaaatgagtgacaaggagttggcattaTAGAACAAACAGACTACTTTATGTTTAATTTGATCTCTTACAGAACACCGACTGCCTAACTTACTCATCTCCAATCCAGACGTTGGGCCAGACCTGGTTGATGTGAGTGTACTCCATGCAGTCACGGTTAAGGATCTTCTCCAGCTCATAGCCTCCAGGTGTAACGTATTCCACCACAGGTTCAGGTGGCTTCATCTTAGGAACAAACTTTTTCTTCACAGTCGCACACCTCTTGGAGCTGTGAGATGCCATGTTTATCACAATAGCTTCTTGCTTTCccttaaaaatataaaataacgtTTTGATTTGGAGCTATTTCCTTCCAACGTGCCCCAAAGACAATGTCGTAAGACTGGTATCTATGGCACATTTTTGTTAATGTGCATTTTAGGCATTATTTAAATACCTAACATGCACTGGCAACAGTTAGAATTAGAATTCTGGTCAAAGAACAACATACCAAGAGATTTTAATTGAAGTCCTTTACTGTACTCCCTCAAAGTCAGCAAGTGTAGCCTTTTGTGTGTTTCCTGTTGTCAACAGTTGGAGGAAACAAATAGAACCCAATGCTCGAAGTTTAATTCTGGGAGCCTGACGAGAGTCGTCGGTCTGGAGCACAGATTGTATAACTGGACAGGCATCAAATTGAGAGGATATTTTTAGTGCTCTGACGTGCAAGCAAGGCCCCCTGACCTTAGCCTTAGCGGCTGAGTAACTTGCATGTAGGGAAAAACCTCCTCAGTCATAGTTTGCGTCCAGAATGGCATCCTATTGTGCTGTATTTTTGAACAAGAGCCCCCAGAGTCCCCAATgcaggctctagtcaaaagtagtgcactatatagcgaatagggtgccatttcagatgcaaacATCTACTAAACAGAGCTGGGAACTTTAATCTCTGCTGCTGGCAGAAGGAAGCTGGGCTGTGCTTATCCTAACTTTGCCTTCGCCAAACGATATATCCCATATTCACTCGAGTGAACAGGGTATGCCAAGCGCCTGTTCAAGCATGAGAATGAATCCTTGGAATTCTGTCAGTTAACATATCGCAGTCTTAAAGAGAGGGCCGTGGGATTTTGTGCGTCATTCTATAAGAAAGAGTAGGCCTATACTTAAATTCATATAGTCAAATAAATATGTAACTTTGATGGGTATTTATAGGAGGAAAGATCTTTGAAATATATCTGGTGATAAGATGGGGAAAGGATGGTAAAATAGTACAAGTCTTGAGTTCTCCGTTGTATGATGATATGCGTCATGCATGTTAGTTTGGCTGATCTTTTAAAGGCTCCTCAATGTGAGCCACAGAACAGAAGTCCAAAAGTAATGATTGCAGTGTGGAAAGGGGTTGAATGAATCCTTTTTACATGTCAAATTACAGTTTTACACCATCaagcccctctcttctccccttcacATCTTAATGCTCTGGCATCATTCGCTCTGACAGTGAAATCATTAGACCTGTgatgtttattttattatgaCAGCGAGCGTCTCTCCTCTACAGTGCGATGCTCTGGAGTGCAAGCATCTCTTAAGATGGCTCCATCTCTTTTCATCTTGTTTCATCTCTTTTATGAACCACTGTTGGCAAATTTGTGGTATAGTAAATTAACGCTCTTTAAGACGTCACATCTTACCAGCTTCGGTGGTAAATTTCACATTTTAACAACTTCAGTGATAGATTTAAGCAGTTTAGGAAAACATTTTGGAGGAAGGAAGTGACTGAATAAGTGTaacgtttatttatttataaagctatACAGACACATCAATATAACCTACATGTTGTTCAGTCTATTAGTTTCCATCGGTCTGTATATTTCTCATATCAAGCAAAAATAGAACCACGAAAATATAGCATGCTAGTGTTGTTGTATTAGAGAGATGCTGTGATGTCCTACAACAATAGTCTTTCACAATTATACCATGAGTCATTATTCATTTTCCCGTACTCTCCAGAGTCAAGGATGTATCCAGATGGTACAGTTGGCTCAGGCATCCAGTGATGGGGAGAAGCTGAGAATCCCTTGGGCCAGGCAGGGTGGGTGGTTCTGGGCTAGGTTTCTCTCTGGTGACAAAAACCGTGTTGGAGGCCAGGGCAACAGCAGGTGGTGGAGAGAACAGAACTGCATCATCATACCCCTCCAGATGTGATTCTGCTAATTGGAGCTAATTAGAGAACATGTTCTTCAGACTGTCGTCGTTAGCATTTGATGCTCATTGCAGTCTCTCATTTCTTATGTTGGTTTGTTGtagaaagaagaacatttgttCTAATGAATGTGTTTTATTAACTTTTATAACTTATTTTTGTGATTTTGTTCGTTGTTTCTGTAGGTACACTTGTTCATTTCGGTTTGTACTCATTATTGTGAAGCAACAAATATCacaagtatttgtatttattgttgatccccattagctgctaccaaggcagcagctacttttcctggggtccggcaaaattaaggcagttatacaattttaaaaacattacaatacaatcattacagaattcacaacatattaagtgtgtgccctcaggcccatactccactaccacatatctacaacgcaaAATCCATGTTTACGTTTATGTATAGTGAGTATgttatgtgtctgtgcctatgattgtgttatttcacagtccccgctgttccataaggtgtatttttacctgttttttaaaatctgattctactgcttgcataagTTACctaatgtggaatagagttccatgtagtcatggctctatgtagtactgtgtgcctcccatagtctgttctggacttggactgtgaagagacttccGGTGGCATGTATTATGGGGTATGCAAGGTTGTCCGAGTTGTGTGCTATATTTTAAACGgacagcttgtcaacacctcttacaaaaacaagtaatgatgaagtcaatctctcttccactttcagctatgagagattgacatgcatgtcattaatgttagctttccgtgtacttttaagggccagccgtgcttccctgttctgagccaactgcaattttccaaagtccctctttgtggcacctgaccacacgactgaacattagtccaggtgcaacaaaatcagggcctgtaggacctgttttgttgatagtgttgttaagaaggcagagtagcgctttattatggacagacttctccccatcttagctactgttgtatcaatatgttttgaccatgtcagtttacaatccagggttactccaagcagtttagttacctcaacttgctcaatttacacattattcatgatgagatgtagttgaggtttagggtttagtgaatgatttgtcctaaatacaatgcttttagttttggaaatatttagtactaacttattccttgctacccatttcaaaacgaactgcagctctttaagtgttgtagtcatttcagttgctgtagtagctgacgtgtgtgtgtatagtgttgagtcatccgcgtACATAGACTtacttactcaaagccagtggcttgttgttagtaaagattgaaaaaagcaaggagcctaaacagctaccctggggaattcctgcttctacctggattatgtttgagaggcttttATTAAAGTactccctctgtgttctgtttgacaagtaactctttatccacagtatagcagggggtgtaaagccataacacacaggtttttccagcagcagactatgatcaataatgtcaaaagctgcactgaagtctaacaagacaacccccacaataattttacacatttctctcagccaatcatcagtcatttgtgtaagtgccgtgcttgttgagtgtcctttcctatatgtgtgctgaaagtctgttgtgaatttgtttattgtgaaagggcattgtatctggtcaaacaccattttttttacagaagtttactaagggttggtaacagactgattggttggctatttgagccagtaaagggggcattcctattcttgggtagcggaatgactttagcttccctccaggcctgaggacaaacactttctaataggcttaaattgaagatgtggcattATCGtacgctattatcctcagtaattttccatccaggttgtcagaccccggtggcttgtaattgttgatagacaacaattttTTAATGTTGAATGTGTTGATCACATTAGCAATATATTTATTTCTGACACATCtttatacaaaataataaaaccaTCTACAGTATGAGTATAGTGACTGCACAGTTGTCCCCTACACTATTAGACTATCCATCTATGTCTCATCAAAAACGTGTTCTCATTGTCGTCTAGCCTGGTAGTGGAGTTGTTTGTCCAGGTCTCGGAGCTGCTCCAGGAATCCAGCGTTGGGACAGATGTTTCTGTTTGCAGCCACAGCCTTGATGGCATCCACCAGGGTCAGGTTCTCATCGATCATCAGGTAAGCCAGGACCAGAGAGGACGAGCGACTCAGACCCATCGCGCAGTGGACCAACACATTACCTGCCAGGGCCGGGGAGGGAAGAAAGGCTGCACACTTAGCTCTCATTCAGTTGAAGGAGGACACAGGTACATGGGTAATTTCATcatatgtaaaacatatttacatacagtaagtacggAAGTACTGTATCTATTTTGTTTACCTAAGTGATGTCTTGGCTCACCCAAATTCCTGGCAACATTTACCGTATCATATTTAGTAGAAGAACATCTCATAGATTACTTGTTCTTTATTTCATATTGTGTAATTTTTTGTCAAAAAGCATTACAGACCTGTAGGCTTAATATCAAAATGGAGAAATttctaaatagcctacctcccAAAAGTTTTCTTTCAACAATGTTGCAACAAATGTTTCTACACACGGTAATCCGTGGTTTCttatcatgctttggggcttaGGGCCCATGGGAGCGGGTAATTGAACTGTCTTCCAGGCTGTGTGTTTCTGCTAGGGATTACTGTAGGCCCTGCTACACACTAGAGGGCTAGTCCGATCAGCCAGTCAAGTCAGCATGTCGAGGAGGGGAGGCATAACCTGCGTTCCAAATAGCAAATTATTCCcgacatagtacactacttctgaccagggcccatagggaataggctatagggtgccatttggaacgcacatCTTATTACTGTCATGTCAGATACCGGATGCACTCTGCATAACGAGGACAGGAAGTAGCAGCTCTGCTAAAGCACAAGGCCACAAACATAATTTTGTCATTTCCATGTCCAATGAAAGTGTTGCTTACAAATTACCAGAGAAATCTATTTAAAGTCAATATTCTTGTCCAAGGTCCCCGGTTTATGAGGAGATTACTGTGGGGTACGATATTAGCTTGATATTATGTTTTAGCAGCTTTGTGATTTGCATTTTAACTGCTAATGGAATGGAAGGGAGGATTGTTGCATGTTGTTGGAACTGACAGACTAATGATGTTTGAATATAATTAATTCACAAACAATGTAATCCTAAAGGTAATTTTAGAGAAAATgatacagagaaaaaaaacatgcacagaATATAAAGTCAGAGATGATGCCCTCTGCATGGTAAAAAAGATAATTAGGTCGGCTGGCTGTAAAGCACTTTGTCAACTGATAATGTAAAAAGGGccttgtaaaatacatttgattggttgatttgaTTGACTGGTTGGCTGATTGCTTACTGTTGGGCGAGCTCAGGGCGGTCTTGATAAATTTGGCCGCAGAGTAGAAGAAGGTACTGAGGTCAAATGAGGGCATGTCGAATGCCTCCACTCCATGGTAGGATATTTTTGTGTCCCTGTAGTAGCTGGCACCTGTGTTCACATTAAACTTCCCATCCGCTGCGTTCAAGACGTGGGTGATGTGATGAGTCCGGAGTGTCCTCTTGTCTTTGGCTGCATACCTAACAACACACAAGACCATGTGGTATTGGTAATACCCAGCCATCACGTGTCTGTCTTGAGACATCTTAAGACATTGTTGTTCTAAATATGTGTCTCGTTGGTtatcaaattaaagtttatttgtcacgtgcgccgaatacaacaggtgtagaccttacagtgaaatgcttacttactaaccaatagtgcaaaaatggTGTTATGTgagcaataggtaagtaaagaaataaaacaacagtaaaaagacaggctatatacagtaacgaggctataaaagtagcgacgctacatacagacaccggttagtcaggctgatttgaggtagtatgtacatgtagatatggttaaagtgactatgcatatatgatgaacagagagtagcagtagcataaaagaggggttggtggttggcgggtggcgggacacaatgcagatagcccggttagccaatgtgcgggagcactggttggtcggcccaattgagggagtatgtacatgaatgtatagttaaagtgactatgcatatatgatgaacagagtagcagcagtgtaaaaagaagggttggggggacacacaatgcaaatagtccgggtagccatttgattacatgttcaggagtcttatggcttgagggtaaaaactgttgagaagcctttttgtcctagacttggcactccggtaccacttgccatgtggtagtagagagaagagtctatgactggggtgggggtctttgacaatttttagggccttcctctgacaccgcctggtgtagaggtcctggatggcaggcagcttagccccagtgatgtgctgggccgtacacactaccctctgtagtgccttgtggtccgagtccgagcaattgccgtaccaggcagtgaagcaaccagtcaggatgctctcgatgttgcagctgtagaaccttttgaggatctggacccatgccaaatctttttagtttcctgagggggaataggctttgtcgtgccctcttcacgactgtcttggtgtgttgggaccattctagtttgttgttgatgtggacaccaaggaacttgaagctctcaacctgctccactacagctccgtcgatgagaatgggggcgtgctcggtcctccttttcctgtagtccacaatcatctccttagtcttggttacgctgagggataggttgttattctggcaacacccagccaggtctctgacctcctccctataggctgtctcgtcattgtcggtgatcaggcctaccattgttgtgtcgtctgcaaacctgatgatgttggagtcgtgcctggccatacagtcgtgggtgaccagggagtacaggaggggacagagcacgcacccctgtggagctccagtgttgaggatcagcatggcagatgtgttgctacctaccctcaccacctgggggtggactgtcaggaagtgcaggatccagttgcagagggaggtgtttagtcccagggtccctagcttagtgatgcgctttgagggcactatggtgttgaacgctgagctgtggtcaatgaatagcattctcacataagtgttccttttttccaggtgggaaagggcagtgtggagtgcaatcgagattgcatcatctgtggacctgtttgggcggtatgcaaattggagtgtgtctagggtttctgggataatggtgttgatgtgagccattaccaacctttcaaagcacttcatggctacggacgtgagtgctacgggtctgtagtcatttaggcaggttgccttcgtcttcttgggcacagtgactatggaggtctgcttgaaacatgttggtattacagactcaatcagggacatgttgaaaatgtcagtgaagacacctgccagttggtcagcacaggcccggagcacacgtcctggtaatccgtctggccccgcagccttgtgaatgttgacctgtttaaaggtcttactcacgtcggctacggagagcgtgattacacagtcgtccggaacagctgatgctctcatgcatgcctcagagttggttgcctcgaagcgagcatagaagtgatttagctcatctggtaggctcatgtcactgggcagctcgcggctgtgcttccctttgtagtctgtaatagtttgcaagccctgccacataagatgagcgtcagagccgttgtagtatgattcaatcttagccctgtactgacactttgcctgttttgatggtttgtcgcagggcatagcacgatttcttgtaagcttccgggttagagtcccgcaccttgaaagcgacagctctaccctttagctcagtgcgaatattgtctgtaatccatggcttctggttggggtatgtacgtacagtcactgtggtgatgacgtcctcgatgcacttattgataaagccagtgactggtgtggtgtactcctcaatgccatcggaagaatcccggagcatgttccagtctgtgatagcaaaacagtcctgtagtttagcatctgctccATCTGACCAccttttttatagaccaagtcactggtgcttcctgctttaatttttgcttgtaagcaggaatcaggaggatagagatgtggtcagatttaccaaatggagggtgagggagagctttgtacgcgtctctgtgtgtggagtacaggtgatctagaattttttttcgctctggttgcacatttaacatgttgatagaaattaggtagaactgtttttaagtttccttgcattaaagtctccgTCCACCacggtgagtggtttcctgtttgcttatttccttatacagctgactgagtgcggtcttagtgccagcatctgtttgtggtggtaaataaacagccacgaaaagtatagctgaaaactctctaggcaagtagtgtggcctgcaatttatcacaatgtACTCTACTtgaggcgagcaaaatctagagacttccttagatttcgtgcaccaactgttgatttttttttttttttttttttttttttttttttaacaaattatgcacagaccccccccccccctcgtcttaccggagtgcgctgttctatcttgccgttgcagcgtatatcccgctagctgaatatccttGTTGTCaatcagccacgattccgtgaaacataggatattacagtttgatgtcccgttggtaggatattcgtgatcgtactcGTCtatatttattgtccaatgattgtcgttggcgagtagtattgacggtaacggcagctttcccagtctCCTTCTCCGggcctgaccaggcatccggctctttgttctctgtacctgcgtcgcttcctcttgcaaataacgggatgttggccctgtggggtgtttggagaatgtcttgtgcgtcgtcCTTGTTGTAGAAATATTCGTAGTCttatccgaggtgagtgatcgctgtcctgatatccagaagcttttTTTTGCTGTAAGATACTGTTGCAGAGacgttatgtacaaaataagttacaaataacgcaaaaaaaacacataatagcacaattggttgggcgcccgtaaaactgctgccatttcttccggtgcTATTTTAGTGGTGATACTTAGTGTTCATTAAGCCTGTGTATGCTTGACATAAAGAGTcataagtaaagtgttaccagggTATTTTAATCTCTGGTTGTAACCATGTCCTCGAATCACATCACATCTTAGCAGACACTTTTTCAGTTTCTTACAGTCCTTGCAGGAATTGAATCCACGACCTTGTGACATATGTCACTACTGCACTGTAACGCTTCGAAACACCCGGCTGCGTCATTGCATCATCTGCATTTTCCAGCTAACGTACCATACTATATGACCAGTTCGTTGGCGATGCCACGGTTCGGCAACAAAATATAACATATCTGATGCAGGTACCTTTTGCAAATGGTCGCAGTGGGTGACCACATGAGAGAGAATAATTTCGCAGTAtcctcaaaaccgtgtctttttgacacaacttgacagctacagggacataaacacaaaaaatgctgcttggagacaagtgtccacgaAGTAGGatgccaggtcagtttagtagtgagcttgtgctagatgtggctagttagcgttagctagctagctaacctagccaatgaggtgtgtgtgaaagaaatagtcaaataaataataataaaccatCTCTCGAAccacacagacctgcgctttcgGCGGGGCTGGTCCCGGCCCAACACGCGCGATCAAGACCACCTTCCTAAcagttggtctcattgttgaaagagcctactctgcctatctttactatttattattgcatttcgctcaaaactgcatttgagggaaattatattatagctctcacaattaatttgaGGATGTCATCGGAAATAAATAAATCTTGTcaaataaatttataaaaaatgtaaagaaattatgcaatcaaactgtttttatgtaatcacaaatttttactgaatgtgtatgcaaaaaaaaaacgacattcatattttgctactttctgtcaagtccactcatacaatttgatgcatacgttcgatttatcgaacgtatgcaccacacagaacgcactgcaactgcctctgcaacgcaatgctgcaaggcaaatgcagcgttccattggaaatgaatgtacttctggtgtatcgaagcgcaatgacgcagtcggtgtgttcgaagcgtaagacttctgtcatttcaacagtaaaacactgtagaatgTACAGTAAAATACCTTAAATGTGTTTTACGTAATTGAATATGGTTCATTTTTGGATGTTGTGGTGGGGAAAGAGTCTCTGGCTCTAACATATTTTAAGTTGTGCCTTGTAAAAGGCTAGATTTGTTGCACCCGTGAGTGCGCATGCTGTACCCCCACAtaatacagtaacatactgtattttaggaATTCTACAAACCTTGTTCTGAAAATCTAGAGTAACTTACTGGCCAAATGCTGTGAGAAATATACTGTAATTCAAAATGGCAAAAAGTGTCAAACCTCTAATAGTTGACTGGCTAGCCATGTCCTTTTAATCTGCTAT
It encodes:
- the LOC111977804 gene encoding dual specificity phosphatase 29 — its product is MASHSSKRCATVKKKFVPKMKPPEPVVEYVTPGGYELEKILNRDCMEYTHINQVWPNVWIGDEESAKDKYNLKKLGMTHILNAAEGTWNNVDTGAEYYSDMDVVYYGVVAEDTPTFDLSQYFFSAAQFIDQTLNIPENKLLVHCVMGRSRSATLFLAYLMICKNMTVVDAVDHVKRRRRIIPNWGFLKQLRQLDTYLLEQRDGVTTDKGKGGEEKDKEREEDE
- the LOC111978709 gene encoding dual specificity phosphatase 29 — protein: MLQGMDSIRSCLGGSEGAESRYETPTASELQRLMWTKPGTSDHMDEVQPRIYIGDMYAAKDKRTLRTHHITHVLNAADGKFNVNTGASYYRDTKISYHGVEAFDMPSFDLSTFFYSAAKFIKTALSSPNSNVLVHCAMGLSRSSSLVLAYLMIDENLTLVDAIKAVAANRNICPNAGFLEQLRDLDKQLHYQARRQ